The genomic segment CGCGCGCATCACCGACCCGACCCGGATCGAGTACGTGCGCGACGCCGTCATCGACGAGATCGAGCGCATGAAGACCGAGCCGGTCGACGAGGCCGTGCTCGCGGCGACCAAGTCCCACATGCGCTACGGCTTCGCGATGGGGCTCGACAACCCGGGCGGCATCGCCCGGACGCTGGGCCACTATCTGCAGCTTACGGAGGATCCGGCGACGGTGAACCGGGTCTACGAGCTGTACGACGCCGTTACCCCGGAAGACGTCATGACGGTGGCGAACGCCTATTTCGCGGACACCAACCGGACCGTGGTGATCCTGACCCAGGAGGAAGCACGATGACCGCGCTGGCAGCAGGACGGGCAAGCACGCCGGCGGTTTCGACGCGGCGGTTCGCGGCGGGTGGCGGCTTCGGGGCGGCCGCCGCGCTCGGCCTCGTGCTCGCCGTGCTCGCCGGGGCCGCCGTGGCCGGCTGCGGCGCGGCGGGATCGAGCGCCGAAGATGCCGGCATCATCGCATTGCCGACCCCGAACTCGCCGCTGGTGACCCTGCGCATCGGTTTCCGCACCGGCTCGGTCGACGATCCGGCAGGGAAGAACGGCCTGAACGCCCTGACCGCAATGATGATGGGGCGGGGCGGCACCGAGGCGCTGAGATTTCAGGAGATCACCGAGGCGCTCTATCCCTGGTCCGCGTCGATTCGCGCGCAGTCCGACAAGGAGATGACGGTGCTGGTCGGCGAGGTGCACCGCGATCACCTGGAGCCGTTCTTCGCCATCGTGCGCGATTTGGTGGTGGCGCCGCGGTTCGACGAGTCGGACTTCGTTCGGAACCGGGACTTCCTGACCAACACCGTCGTCTCCACGCTGCGCGGCAGCGACGACGAGGAGTTGGGCAAGGAGGCCCTGAACGCGATGCTGTACGCCGGGCATCCGTACGCGGCGCCCACCGTCGGGACCGAAGAAGGTCTGGCCGCCCTGACCCTGGACGACGTGCGGGCGTTCCACCGCGACCACTACACGCGCGCGCGGGCGCTCGTCGGCGTGTCGGGCGGCTATCCCGACGGCTTCGTCGAGCGTATCGAGCAGGAGATTCTCTACCGGCTGCCGGCGGGCGGAGCGGAGCGCGCCCCGCTGCCGGCGCCGCGGGCGCTCGACGGCCGCGAGCTGCTGGTGGTCGACAAGGACGCCATCGCCACGGCCATCTCCATCGGTTTCCCGATCGATCTGACCCGCGCCGGCGACGACTTCTACGCCCTGCTGGTGGCCAACTCCTACTTCGGCGAGCACCGCACGTTCAACGGCCTGCTGATGAACAAGATGCGGGGGCAGCGCGGCCTCAACTACGGCGATTACTCCTATATCGAGAACTTCATCCAGGACGGCGGGTCCCGCCTGCCGATCCCCAACATCCCGCGCAGCCGGCAGTTCTTCAGCATCTGGATCCGGCCCGTGCCGCACCACAACGCGCACTTCGCGCTGCGGCAGGCGGTGCGCGAGCTGCACGTCCTGGTCGACGAGGGGCTGTCGGTGGAGGACTTCGAGGCGACGCGCGAGTTCCTGCTCAACTACTCGAAGCTCTACGTGCAGACGACCAGCCGCCGGCTCGGCTACCACATGGACTCGGCCTTCTACGGCGGGGAGTACTTCATCGACGAGATCCAGCGGCGCCTGACGGCGCTGACCGTCGACGACGTCAACGCGGCGATCCGCCGCCACCTGCAGTACGACGACCTGGCCATCGCCGTCGTCACCCGCGACGCCGAGGCGTTTCGCGACGCGCTGCTGGCCGGCGAGCCCTCTCCGGCGACCTACAACACGGCGGTGACGGAGGAGATTCGGGCGGAGGATGCGTTGATCGAGGGCTTCGATCTGGCGATCAATCCGGACCGCGTGCGGGTCGTCCCGGTGGAGGAGATGTTCCGGGCCGTCGAGGCGGGGCAAGGGTAGGCCGCTACGAATAACGTCGTACGAAGTCCGCCGTAGTAGACAGGCGCGTCGGCTCGTTCAGCGCGCCCTGCCGGTACCCGGCGGGATCGACCTCGATCTCCCGGAAGCCGGCCGCGCGGAAGCGGGCGGTGACGTCGGCCAGCAGCGCCGCGTCGTGGAAGCGGGCGACCTCAGCGGGCGCCACCTCGATGCGGGCCCGTTCGTCGAAGTAGCGGACCCTGCAGATCGAGAAGCCGTGCTCGCGCAGCACCCGCTCGCAGGCGGCCACCCGTGTCAGCCGTTCGGGGGTGATGGCGGTTCCGTACGGGAAGCGGCTCGACAGGCAGGCGAGCGCGGGCTTGTTCCAGACCGGCAGTTCGAGCCGGCGCGCCGCCTCCCGGATATCGGCCTTGGTGAACCCGGCGTCGTCGAGGGGCGAGCGCACGCCATGTTCCTTCGCGGCTTGTCGTCCCGGCCGGTGGTCGCCGCGGTCGTCCACGTTGAAGCCGTCCACGACGTGGTGGGTTCCGAGCCGCGCCGCCTCGCGAACCGCCCGGCCGTAGACCTCCACCTTGCAGAAGTAGCAGCGGTTGGCCGGGTTGGCTGCATAGCGCGGATCGTCGACCTCGGCGGTGTCGACGAGCAGATGGCGGGCGCCGAGTTGCTCCGCGAGCCGGCGAGCGGCGGCACCCTCCTCGGGGACGAGACTCGGGGAGACCGCGGTCAGCGCGACGGCGCGATCATCGAGGACGCTGACCGCCTCGGCCAGCAGATAGCCGGAGTCGACGCCGCCGGAGAAGCACACGACCACGCGGTCGAGGTCGGCAAGCTGCCGGCGGAGAAGGACGATCTTGGCGTCCAGGGTCTTCATGGCGTCATAATCACCGGTCGCCGTTAGTGTAGCGTTACGCGCCCGGCCGCACGCGTCGCCGGCTTCCCGTCACCCCGATGCCCGATCCGATCCAGACCACGACGCTGTTGCTCGGGACCGCCGCCTCGCTGGCGGTAGTCCATACCCTGCTCGGGATCGACCATTCGCTCCCGTTCGTCGCCCTCGGCCGCGCCCGGGGCTGGGCGCTCCGGCGCACGCTGCTGGTGACGGCGCTGTGCGGCGGCGGGCACGTCGCTTCCTCCGTCGTCATTGGTGCGGTCGGGGTCGGTCTCGGCATCGCGACCGACGCGCTGCTGTGGCTCGAGTCCGCGCGTGGCGAGCTGGCGGCGGCGCTGCTGATCGGTTTCGGTCTCGCCTACGCGGCATGGGCCGTGTGGAGGGGGCTTCGCGGGCCGGACGCGGCATGCCTGCATGGCGGATCGGCCGGCGCCGACCGCGTCACGCCGTGGGCGCTCTTCATCGTGTTCGTGCTAGGGCCGTGCGAGCCGCTCATCCCGCTGATGGTGGTCCCGGCCATCGCGCGCGACTGGCTCGCTGTCGCGGCCGTGGTCGGCGTGTTCGGGCTGTTGACGGTCGCGGTGATGCTGGCGGCGGTGGCCGCGGCGTGGCGCGGCGTCACGTTGCTGGGTGCCGGCCGCATCGGCCGGCACGCGGACGTCGCGGCGGGGCTCGTCGTGGCGGCGAGCGGTGCCGCGGTGCTCTTCCTCGGGCTGTAGGAAACCCGCTGATCCGGACCCGACCATGCTCTACGACATCCTCCTGATCACGATCGGATTCGCCCTGGTCGCCAAGGGGGGCGATCTGTTCGTGGACTCCAGCGTCAGCATCGGCCGTGCGCTCCGGATTCCCCGCTTCGTCATCGGCGGGACGCTGGTGAGCCTGGCCACCACCGGGCCGGAGCTGGTCGTGTCGGCCACCGCTGCGACGATGGGCGATTCCGGCATCGCGCTCGGCAACGCGGTGGGTTCCTGCATCTGCAACATCGGGCTGATCGTGGGGACCGTGGCGCTGATCATGCCGGTGCAGGTCGACAGGCCGGACTTCATCCGGCGGGCCGGCTGGATGGTCGGCGGCGGCCTGCTCGTCGTCGGGTTTTCCTGGGACCTGTCGATGGACCGGATGTACGGCGGCCTGCTGCTGGCCCTGGCCGTCGCCTACCTGGGCTGGGATCTGCTGGGCATTCTGCGGTCGCGGCGCGAGTCCGGGGAGGAGACGCAGGACGGGGACGCCGCCAGCGGGTTGCCGAAGGCGGTCGGTTGGTTCGCCGTCGGCGGCGCCTGCGTTCTGGCGGGCAGCTACCTGCTCGTCGAGTCGGGCCAAGGGTTAGCGCGCGCGCTGGGTGTGCCGTCGTCCATCATCGGCTTCTCGGTCATCGCCATCGGAACGTCGCTGCCGGAGCTGGTGACCGGCGTGACCGCGGCGCGCAAGGGGGTGCCGGACCTGTCGCTGGGGAACATCATCGGGGCGAACGTGCTGAACCTGCTCCTCATCGTCGGCCTGTCCGGGACGATCCAGCCGCTGGTCCTCGATCGCTTCAGCCAGTGGTACGGCTTCCCCTGGCTCGGCATCTTCTTCCTGACCATCGTCGGCGTGGTCCTGAAGAACGGTGTCGTGCGGCGCGCGGCGGGCATCGGCCTGCTGATGCTCTACGTGCTCTACATGATCGGCCTCGTGTCGGTGCCGGCGCTCTCGTGAAGGTGGGACCGCGGCCGGATCGGGTTCGGTTCCCGCATGCGCTAGCATCAGCAGAGGGCGACCGGCATGCTGGAACGACTGCACGTACGTAATCTCCGCGGCTTCGGTGAGCTTCGGATCGACGAACTGGGCCGGATCAATCTCGTTGCCGGCCGAAACAACGCGGGCAAGACCACTCTGCTGGAGGCGGTTTTTCTGCTCGGCGGAGCGGCTGACGGGCACATGGCGGTCAACCCCGACCTGCTCCGTGGCATCGATGCGGACGAAGTTCGGAGGTCGGAGACGTTCTGGAAGCCGCTGTTCTCCGATCTAGACACGGGCAGGGCACTCGTGATTTCCGGCGACCACTCGGTCGTCGGGCACATCGAGCAGAGAATCACATGGGAGAGACCGATCTCGACGGAGGTCTTTCCCGGCAAGCACGACGGCGCATTGGCGGCGACCTCTTCCGGCGGACGTTCACTCCGATTCAGGTACGTCGATCCGGTAGCCGGCGCGATCGAAAGTGAGGCACGGGAGGCGGGAAGAAAGGTGACCGTCGTTCGACAGGACCCGTACGTTCCATTTCCCCGAAGAATGCTCCTGCCGGGAAGCGGGCACCCGTACGCCGACGCCATGCTGCTGGGCCATTTGAGAAAGCAGAAGCGCGGAGATCTGCTCGTGGACGCCCTCCGCGTCGTCGATTCCAGGTTGCAGGGCATCGAGGACAATTCGTCCAGTGGCGAACCCATGATCTGGGTCGACATTGGGTTGCGGGAACTCGTGCCGTTGTCGATCCTGGGAGCGGGCATGACGCATGTCGCCCGTATCTTTCTGGTGATCGCGTCCACGCCGGGCGGCGTGGTGCTTGTCGATGAAATCGAGAACGGACTGCACCACTCCGTGCTGCCGGACGTATGGCGCGTGGTCGCGAAGGCTGCAGAGCAGTTCAACGTACAGGTATTCGGGACGACGCACAGTTTCGAGTGCATCGAAGCAGCACACGAGGCTCTCGGATCGGAGGGCTTTCGACTGCATCGCCTCGAAGTCATCGATGGCGAGAACCGCTGCGTGACGTTGAGTCCGTCTGCGATCAGCGGGGTGATTCGCCACAACATGGAAATCCGCTGACCATGGCGACCGAGCGTATCGAACGGGAGATTCAGCTCCTCGTGGAAGGCAGGGACGAGCGGAATTTCTTCGAGGCGCTCCTCGAGCACTTGCAGATCGCCGACGTTCAGCTTCAGGTCCTCGACGGCAAGGATCGACTACGGGAGTCTCTCGATACGCTTGCAGGGGCCACCGGTTTTCGAACGGTGAAGAGCATCGGCATCGTTCGTGACGCGGACGAGTCGGCTGTAGCTGCATTCCAGAGCATCCAGACCTCGTTGAGGAATGCCAATCGGGTCGTCCGGACGTGGTCAGGCGTGGAATTCCCGGTGCCGGATCGTCCAAAGCAACGTGCCGGTGCGGGACCTTCTGTAAGCGCGTTGATATTGCCTGGCGACGGAGAGAATGGAATGCTCGAGACGCTGCTGTGCAGGACCTTCGCCGGTACCGAGATGGAGCGTTGCGTCGATGTCTTTCTGCAATGTGCCGAAGAGTCAGGCAGTCCCATTCACCGGCGCGACAAGTCGAGAGCGCACGCCTGGCTGGCGACCAGACAGGACCCGCACGTATCGGTGGGCGTGGCGGCGCAGAAGGACTACTGGGACTTCGACCACGAGGCGTTCGATGGCGTACGTCGATTTCTGAGGGCCTTGGCGCAGGAGCGGCCTGCGACATAGAGACGGGCGCGCCCCGGCGACGTACATGTTGCGGAGCGTGCTGACGTTCGGCAGGGCACCGGCAGTGCTCCGTGGCGACTGTCGCGGCACTGGCGTCCTCTCAGGGCCACAGGTCGCCGAGGCTGAAGGTGATCGCATCGAAGGGGCGGATGCACACCGGATCGGCGTCCTTGGCCGTCGCGATCAGCACCCAGTGCCCTTCACGCATCTCGAACGCCTCTAGGGTGCGGTCCGCCGGGTCCACGAGCCATAGGTGTCCCACTCCTTCGCGGGCATAGATCGGACGCTTGCCATGCAGGTCGAGTTTGCGCGTCGAAGCGGAGAGCACTTCGCACACCCAATCCGGGGCCAAGGCGACGTAGGCCGCGTCGGGATAGTCGGGCATCCGCTTCCGGCG from the Acidobacteriota bacterium genome contains:
- a CDS encoding insulinase family protein; the protein is MTALAAGRASTPAVSTRRFAAGGGFGAAAALGLVLAVLAGAAVAGCGAAGSSAEDAGIIALPTPNSPLVTLRIGFRTGSVDDPAGKNGLNALTAMMMGRGGTEALRFQEITEALYPWSASIRAQSDKEMTVLVGEVHRDHLEPFFAIVRDLVVAPRFDESDFVRNRDFLTNTVVSTLRGSDDEELGKEALNAMLYAGHPYAAPTVGTEEGLAALTLDDVRAFHRDHYTRARALVGVSGGYPDGFVERIEQEILYRLPAGGAERAPLPAPRALDGRELLVVDKDAIATAISIGFPIDLTRAGDDFYALLVANSYFGEHRTFNGLLMNKMRGQRGLNYGDYSYIENFIQDGGSRLPIPNIPRSRQFFSIWIRPVPHHNAHFALRQAVRELHVLVDEGLSVEDFEATREFLLNYSKLYVQTTSRRLGYHMDSAFYGGEYFIDEIQRRLTALTVDDVNAAIRRHLQYDDLAIAVVTRDAEAFRDALLAGEPSPATYNTAVTEEIRAEDALIEGFDLAINPDRVRVVPVEEMFRAVEAGQG
- the larE gene encoding ATP-dependent sacrificial sulfur transferase LarE, encoding MKTLDAKIVLLRRQLADLDRVVVCFSGGVDSGYLLAEAVSVLDDRAVALTAVSPSLVPEEGAAARRLAEQLGARHLLVDTAEVDDPRYAANPANRCYFCKVEVYGRAVREAARLGTHHVVDGFNVDDRGDHRPGRQAAKEHGVRSPLDDAGFTKADIREAARRLELPVWNKPALACLSSRFPYGTAITPERLTRVAACERVLREHGFSICRVRYFDERARIEVAPAEVARFHDAALLADVTARFRAAGFREIEVDPAGYRQGALNEPTRLSTTADFVRRYS
- a CDS encoding calcium/sodium antiporter; the encoded protein is MLYDILLITIGFALVAKGGDLFVDSSVSIGRALRIPRFVIGGTLVSLATTGPELVVSATAATMGDSGIALGNAVGSCICNIGLIVGTVALIMPVQVDRPDFIRRAGWMVGGGLLVVGFSWDLSMDRMYGGLLLALAVAYLGWDLLGILRSRRESGEETQDGDAASGLPKAVGWFAVGGACVLAGSYLLVESGQGLARALGVPSSIIGFSVIAIGTSLPELVTGVTAARKGVPDLSLGNIIGANVLNLLLIVGLSGTIQPLVLDRFSQWYGFPWLGIFFLTIVGVVLKNGVVRRAAGIGLLMLYVLYMIGLVSVPALS
- a CDS encoding AAA family ATPase, producing the protein MLERLHVRNLRGFGELRIDELGRINLVAGRNNAGKTTLLEAVFLLGGAADGHMAVNPDLLRGIDADEVRRSETFWKPLFSDLDTGRALVISGDHSVVGHIEQRITWERPISTEVFPGKHDGALAATSSGGRSLRFRYVDPVAGAIESEAREAGRKVTVVRQDPYVPFPRRMLLPGSGHPYADAMLLGHLRKQKRGDLLVDALRVVDSRLQGIEDNSSSGEPMIWVDIGLRELVPLSILGAGMTHVARIFLVIASTPGGVVLVDEIENGLHHSVLPDVWRVVAKAAEQFNVQVFGTTHSFECIEAAHEALGSEGFRLHRLEVIDGENRCVTLSPSAISGVIRHNMEIR
- a CDS encoding Uma2 family endonuclease — encoded protein: MNGAGTAARRDKSEAPARATYQDVLDAPAHRVAEIVDGTLHTQPRPAMPHALASSRLGGELTGPFDRGRGGPGGWWIIDEPELHFGEDVLVPDLAGWRRKRMPDYPDAAYVALAPDWVCEVLSASTRKLDLHGKRPIYAREGVGHLWLVDPADRTLEAFEMREGHWVLIATAKDADPVCIRPFDAITFSLGDLWP